TGTTTGAAAAATTCGTTGTATTTCAGCTCAAACAGGACACTAGAGGTCACAACCCACTAGCGGCGCAGCAAGACGTTGAATGAGACCGGGACGGCAACCGAAATGGACGTCAGGCCAGCGATTTCGCGCAGCTTCTCGAGGCCGTTGCCCAGCCCCAGGACCCGCATATTCAGCAGCACCGGCTCGATGCTGACAACCTGTAGCGAACCTTCGGCCGCGGTCACGCTCACCTTGGTCGCGAGCGGCGTGCTGGTGCCAAGCAGGTTGAGTTCAGCGGACAGATCCAGCTGCTGACTTTCGCCGACGCCAATATCCCCCAGCAGCATGGGATCCACCTTGCCGGTGACGCTCGCCGCCGCAGCGTCGTCGAGCAGGTGTTCGTGGATGCGATCATTACGAATCGGGATTTTGGTATCCAGGCTTTTGAGATCGATCTCCAGCACAAAGCTACCGTCTCCCTGCAGCGAGCCGGACACACGCGTAAACTGGTGCGATTCCGCCACGTCGACATTTTTGGTGGAAACAAAGCTTAGGGAAGAGGCCGTCCCGTCCACTTCCCAATCCGCTGCGAGCAGGCTCCCGCTGAAGAGCAGCGGCAGCGCCAGGAATAACCGTTTCATCAAACTAGTGGTCCCAATTGCTTCGGGCGGCGCGTCGCGCCGCGTAAACTCCAGGGCCATGATCATACGTCAGCGCAACCAATGAGCAAGACCGAGCGCCTTTACCATCTCCACAACCTGCTAAGTCAGCGCCGCACCCCCATTACCCGGCAAGCGCTGATGGCCGAGCTGGGCTGTTCTCAGGCGACGCTCTATCGCCTGATCAACGATCTGCGCGACCATCTCGGCGCGCCGATCGAAACCGACCCCGACGGCCGAGGTTACTATTACGATCAACATCCGGGCGTGCGGCCCTTCGAGCTTCCCGGCGTATGGATAAGCTCCGACGAACTGCGGGCACTGATGTCGGCCCGCGAGCTGCTTGCCGGCGTGCAGCCGGGCCTGATGGACACCGCCTTGGCCACCCTGCAATCGCGAATCGAAAAGCTGCTCGACTCGCAGGGTGTCAACGTCGCCACCCAAAGCAATCGAATCCGCATCATTCACCAGGCCAGCCGGCTGCTTTCGGGCGAGCAGTTTCGCCCGGCGCTGGACGCCCTGGTCAATCGCCGCCGGCTGCAGATCACCTATCAGTCGCGCGGGACCGCTGAGACCACCCAACGGGAGGTCTCACCCCAGCGTCTAACCAGCTATCGGCACAACTGGTACCTGGACAGCTGGTGCCATCTGCGCGAAGGCCTCCGCAGCTTCGCGCTGGAGAAAATAGTGGTGGCCACACCCACCGACGCGGAAGCCATCGAGATTCCGGACATCGAGCTGAACCAGCATTACGCGAGCGCCTACGGCATCTTTTCGGGACCGGCCAGCGGCTCAGCGGTGCTGCGTTTTTCGGCGCGCATCGCCCGCTGGGTAGCCGACGAGCAGTGGCATTCGCGGCAGGAGGGCCGCTGGCTGGACGACGGGCGCTACGAGCTCACGCTGCCCTTCGGCCAAACGGCTGAGCTGGCGATGGA
This genomic window from Pseudomonadota bacterium contains:
- a CDS encoding transcriptional regulator; this translates as MSKTERLYHLHNLLSQRRTPITRQALMAELGCSQATLYRLINDLRDHLGAPIETDPDGRGYYYDQHPGVRPFELPGVWISSDELRALMSARELLAGVQPGLMDTALATLQSRIEKLLDSQGVNVATQSNRIRIIHQASRLLSGEQFRPALDALVNRRRLQITYQSRGTAETTQREVSPQRLTSYRHNWYLDSWCHLREGLRSFALEKIVVATPTDAEAIEIPDIELNQHYASAYGIFSGPASGSAVLRFSARIARWVADEQWHSRQEGRWLDDGRYELTLPFGQTAELAMDILRYGPEVEVKSPPELRERVAKLARETLSQYESAS
- a CDS encoding YceI family protein, whose product is MKRLFLALPLLFSGSLLAADWEVDGTASSLSFVSTKNVDVAESHQFTRVSGSLQGDGSFVLEIDLKSLDTKIPIRNDRIHEHLLDDAAAASVTGKVDPMLLGDIGVGESQQLDLSAELNLLGTSTPLATKVSVTAAEGSLQVVSIEPVLLNMRVLGLGNGLEKLREIAGLTSISVAVPVSFNVLLRR